The following are encoded in a window of Francisella tularensis subsp. tularensis genomic DNA:
- the deoD gene encoding purine-nucleoside phosphorylase: MSLPTPHIETLRKEEFAKTVIMPGDPLRAKYIADNYLENVVRVNAVRNMFGYTGTYKGKKVSVMGSGMGMPSMGIYAYELFKYYDVDNIIRVGSAGSYKAEFKVYDVVLIEESYCESNFIEIVTGSKTSDVRSSEELNKELIASAQRQDIELKKAKAHCTDVFYRKNSDDYKKIVKKYNCDLVEMETAALFATAAELGKKASAVVTISDSFITGESTTAQQREQSFTNMMEVALGTIKEN; this comes from the coding sequence ATGTCATTGCCTACTCCTCATATAGAAACATTAAGAAAAGAAGAATTTGCTAAAACAGTAATTATGCCAGGCGATCCACTAAGAGCTAAATACATTGCTGATAACTACCTAGAAAATGTTGTTAGAGTGAATGCTGTTAGAAATATGTTTGGCTATACAGGCACTTACAAGGGTAAGAAAGTTAGTGTTATGGGATCTGGTATGGGTATGCCAAGTATGGGTATCTATGCTTATGAGCTTTTTAAGTATTATGATGTAGATAATATTATTAGAGTTGGTTCAGCTGGATCATACAAAGCTGAATTTAAAGTTTATGATGTTGTTCTTATCGAAGAGAGTTATTGTGAATCTAATTTTATTGAAATTGTTACAGGAAGTAAAACTAGTGATGTAAGATCATCGGAAGAACTTAATAAAGAACTTATCGCATCTGCACAAAGACAAGATATCGAGCTTAAGAAAGCAAAAGCACATTGTACAGATGTTTTTTATAGAAAAAATTCTGATGATTATAAAAAAATAGTCAAAAAATACAACTGTGATTTAGTTGAAATGGAGACAGCGGCTTTATTTGCTACAGCAGCGGAGTTAGGCAAAAAAGCTTCTGCAGTTGTAACTATCTCTGACAGCTTTATAACCGGTGAATCTACTACAGCTCAACAGCGAGAGCAATCTTTCACAAATATGATGGAAGTTGCTTTAGGTACTATCAAAGAAAACTAA
- a CDS encoding multidrug effflux MFS transporter — MKLITRNSKLFPIILALFAALPPLAVNTYAPAIPLIASDFGVSNSTVLTTFATYFIGFSFGMLFWGAVSDKYGRKKVIIIGSVIHIISTILCSYSYNFRMLEIMRLLQGLSDSVGAVIAFSIARDCYKGAKLTSLLASIIIILLIAPIVAPIIGSILTELTHSWQSTFHFLTIYGVVMLICAFLIEETLEHKDRKSSLLKLIPSYFEHLTNPSFMLATIASGTIFAALFIYISSSALIYLGNYATNSLWYCLYYGLTCVSAIFANIMIKKYSSKVQQLKFLYYSVGLITLSCITLIIFNTLNLDNALIYTLTMFVLCGNVAFSSTLIYAFAIDQIDHSFGTANSIVNFIKNMIAAAGSYIVSFYHGRDLVIASPYTQLVFVLITIVILFGIHRLNQKAKLQQSN; from the coding sequence ATGAAACTTATAACTAGAAATTCTAAATTATTCCCTATAATTTTGGCATTATTTGCTGCGTTACCACCTCTAGCTGTGAATACTTATGCTCCAGCGATTCCTTTAATAGCTAGTGATTTTGGTGTCAGTAATAGTACTGTTCTGACAACTTTTGCAACCTACTTTATTGGCTTCTCTTTTGGAATGCTATTTTGGGGAGCAGTATCTGATAAATATGGTCGCAAGAAAGTTATAATTATTGGAAGTGTTATACATATTATAAGTACTATACTATGTTCTTATAGCTATAACTTCAGAATGCTTGAGATTATGCGTTTACTTCAAGGCTTATCTGACTCTGTCGGTGCTGTAATAGCCTTTTCAATTGCTCGTGATTGCTACAAAGGTGCTAAACTTACCAGTTTACTTGCATCTATAATCATAATATTACTAATTGCTCCTATCGTAGCGCCAATAATTGGTAGTATACTAACTGAACTAACTCACTCATGGCAAAGTACATTTCATTTTCTCACTATTTATGGTGTAGTCATGCTTATATGTGCATTCTTAATTGAAGAAACTTTAGAACACAAAGATAGAAAATCAAGTCTACTAAAACTAATCCCTAGCTACTTCGAACATCTCACTAACCCTAGCTTTATGTTAGCAACTATTGCTAGTGGCACTATTTTTGCAGCATTATTCATATATATATCATCATCAGCTTTGATATATCTCGGTAATTATGCAACCAACTCTCTCTGGTATTGTTTATATTATGGTTTGACCTGTGTTAGCGCTATTTTTGCAAACATCATGATAAAGAAATACTCAAGCAAAGTACAACAGTTAAAATTCTTATATTACAGTGTCGGACTGATTACTCTAAGCTGCATTACTTTAATAATATTTAATACCTTAAATCTAGATAACGCTCTAATCTACACTCTAACAATGTTTGTATTATGTGGCAATGTTGCTTTTAGCTCAACTCTTATCTATGCATTTGCTATCGATCAAATAGATCATAGTTTTGGTACTGCAAATTCAATTGTCAATTTTATAAAAAATATGATTGCAGCTGCTGGTAGCTATATCGTAAGCTTTTATCATGGTAGAGATTTAGTTATAGCCTCTCCTTATACTCAACTAGTTTTTGTGTTGATTACTATAGTGATACTATTTGGAATACATAGATTAAACCAAAAAGCGAAACTACAACAATCTAACTAA
- a CDS encoding DUF2237 family protein, with product MSEQKNVLGTALKSCCLKPKTGFYRDGFCRTDNHDYGRHVVCAIMIQEFLEYTASRGNDLSTPNPFFDFPGLKPGDKWCLCALRWLEAYQNGVAPEVVLESTHQSALDVIKKEYLFEKAYSNVNA from the coding sequence ATGTCAGAACAAAAAAATGTCTTAGGAACTGCTCTAAAATCATGTTGTTTAAAACCAAAGACGGGATTTTATCGAGATGGATTTTGTCGTACTGATAATCATGACTATGGTCGCCATGTTGTATGTGCAATAATGATTCAAGAGTTTTTAGAGTATACTGCATCTAGAGGTAATGATTTATCTACACCAAATCCTTTTTTTGATTTTCCTGGGCTTAAACCTGGAGATAAATGGTGTTTGTGTGCTCTGCGATGGTTAGAGGCATATCAAAATGGTGTTGCGCCAGAAGTTGTACTTGAATCAACTCATCAATCAGCTCTTGATGTAATCAAAAAAGAATATCTATTTGAGAAAGCCTATTCTAATGTCAATGCTTAG
- the rpmA gene encoding 50S ribosomal protein L27, producing the protein MAHKKAGGSTRNGRDSNPKYLGVKRYGGEFVKAGTIIIRQRGTKTHPGVNVGCGKDHTLFALKDGTVKFHTGGALNRKFVSIEE; encoded by the coding sequence ATGGCTCACAAGAAAGCTGGTGGTAGTACTAGAAACGGAAGAGATTCAAACCCTAAGTATTTAGGTGTTAAAAGATATGGTGGTGAGTTTGTTAAAGCAGGTACAATCATCATACGTCAAAGAGGTACTAAAACTCATCCTGGTGTAAATGTTGGTTGTGGTAAAGATCATACATTATTTGCACTTAAAGATGGTACAGTTAAGTTCCATACTGGTGGCGCTTTAAATCGTAAATTTGTTTCAATCGAAGAATAA
- a CDS encoding glycerate kinase: MKILIAPDSFKESLSALQVYDCIESGFKKVFPNAEYIKVPVADGVEGSLEVIAKNLPLAKRIVTQVKAPLGNIIQASYLINNNTAIIELAQSCGLNLYPRQLRDPLKANTYGFGQMIIDALDRGAKEFILTLGGSGTNDVGIGLLQALGVKFLNTENNAIELCNLENLSQIKTINLDDFEPRIKNINFKIACDVNNVLYGVNGATFTFGKQKGLDDNQLKDIDNKIHSFAKLCQNSLNKDIANKAGSGAAGGVGFALAAFLNAELVSGAELILDIINFNNYLNNCDIVIVGEGKMDKQSLCGKIPTIVAQRAKNHNVKKVIAIVGGYELRVI; encoded by the coding sequence ATGAAAATACTAATCGCGCCAGATTCTTTTAAGGAATCTTTATCAGCATTACAAGTCTATGACTGCATAGAAAGTGGTTTTAAAAAAGTATTTCCTAACGCTGAATATATCAAAGTTCCTGTTGCTGATGGTGTAGAAGGATCTTTAGAAGTTATTGCTAAAAATTTACCTCTAGCAAAGAGAATCGTTACTCAAGTAAAGGCTCCTTTAGGCAATATTATTCAAGCTAGCTATTTGATTAATAATAATACAGCAATTATAGAATTAGCGCAAAGTTGTGGTTTAAACCTATACCCTCGTCAACTAAGAGATCCCCTAAAAGCAAACACTTATGGCTTCGGACAAATGATTATTGACGCTTTAGATCGTGGTGCTAAAGAGTTTATTTTAACTCTCGGCGGTAGTGGTACGAATGATGTGGGTATTGGCTTACTTCAAGCTTTAGGAGTAAAATTTTTAAATACAGAAAATAATGCCATTGAACTCTGTAATCTCGAAAACCTATCTCAAATAAAAACTATCAATTTAGATGATTTTGAACCTAGAATCAAAAATATAAACTTCAAAATCGCATGCGATGTCAATAATGTATTATATGGGGTAAATGGTGCGACCTTTACTTTTGGTAAACAAAAGGGACTAGATGATAACCAACTAAAAGATATCGATAACAAAATTCATAGTTTCGCTAAACTTTGCCAAAATAGTCTAAATAAAGACATAGCTAATAAAGCTGGAAGTGGAGCTGCTGGAGGTGTTGGCTTTGCTCTAGCAGCTTTTCTAAATGCTGAACTAGTTTCAGGTGCTGAATTAATTCTAGATATAATCAATTTTAATAACTATCTTAACAATTGTGATATCGTAATTGTTGGTGAAGGTAAGATGGATAAACAAAGCTTATGTGGTAAGATTCCTACCATAGTAGCTCAAAGAGCAAAAAATCACAATGTCAAAAAAGTTATTGCGATTGTAGGTGGTTATGAGCTTAGAGTGATATAA
- a CDS encoding ribonuclease D encodes MIVNTNKQLNNVIEILKNTSQIAVDTEFYWMRTYYPELCLVQLATENEIFLIDTLKDLEFKKLKEIFEDKDILKIIHSATNDIPIIKRFFNCEVNNIFDTQLAATFLGFQTQSSLKTLLKEILDIEIEKESQFSDWRNRPLTQNQLNYAIKDVEYLIQLKEYLQQQLAKSEYQDFFEQELIEVQKTQFNSIENIHAKIGNIQKFDEKTQRNAILIAQWRETIAQEKNIPVRFIFNNKILYTIAHINPKSLNSFEHSELKSLKPWIKKGVVTALNSSKSLDQVTLEQKSGSKLSTELNDKIIDFFDTYTKQLKFDSSIIASRKDIRSLAYNLNIDTNYKNNKLLNGWRYEIVGKKLKEYILSNTK; translated from the coding sequence ATGATAGTTAATACAAATAAGCAATTAAATAATGTGATAGAAATTCTTAAAAACACTTCACAAATAGCTGTAGATACTGAATTCTACTGGATGCGTACATACTATCCTGAGCTTTGCCTAGTACAGCTAGCAACTGAAAATGAGATATTTCTGATAGATACACTAAAAGATTTAGAGTTTAAGAAGTTAAAAGAGATTTTTGAAGATAAGGATATTCTAAAAATAATCCACTCGGCAACTAATGATATTCCTATTATTAAAAGGTTCTTTAACTGCGAAGTAAATAATATTTTTGATACACAACTTGCAGCCACTTTTCTCGGTTTTCAAACACAATCATCTCTAAAAACTCTACTGAAAGAAATTTTAGATATTGAAATAGAAAAAGAATCTCAATTTTCAGATTGGCGCAATAGACCCCTAACACAAAATCAACTTAACTATGCTATCAAAGACGTTGAATATCTCATACAACTAAAAGAGTATTTACAGCAACAACTAGCTAAAAGTGAATATCAAGATTTCTTTGAGCAAGAACTAATTGAGGTACAAAAAACTCAATTTAACTCTATTGAAAATATCCATGCCAAGATAGGCAATATTCAAAAGTTTGATGAAAAGACTCAAAGAAATGCTATTTTAATAGCTCAATGGCGTGAAACTATTGCTCAAGAAAAAAATATTCCTGTAAGATTTATTTTTAATAATAAAATCTTATATACGATAGCTCATATAAATCCTAAATCTCTTAACTCTTTTGAACACAGTGAGCTAAAAAGTTTAAAACCTTGGATTAAAAAAGGCGTCGTTACAGCACTTAACTCATCTAAAAGCTTAGATCAAGTGACTTTAGAACAAAAAAGTGGCAGTAAATTGTCTACAGAATTAAATGATAAGATAATTGATTTTTTTGACACATATACTAAGCAACTTAAGTTTGATTCTAGTATAATCGCTTCAAGAAAAGATATTCGTTCTCTCGCATATAATCTAAATATTGATACTAACTACAAAAACAATAAACTACTAAATGGTTGGCGATATGAAATAGTTGGTAAAAAATTAAAAGAGTATATACTTAGTAACACGAAATAA
- the secA gene encoding preprotein translocase subunit SecA, which yields MLSLVQKIIGSRNERFIKKVSRIVQKINSLEPEFEKLSDEQLKAKTFEYRERLANGEILDNLLPEAFATVREAGKRTKNMRHYDVQLIGGIVLHQGKVAEMRTGEGKTLVATLPAYLNALTGDGVHVITVNDYLAKRDAELMSDIYEFLGMSVGVIVADLNPQQRKEAYACDITYGTNNEFGFDYLRDNMAYEKEQQVQRSRNYVIIDEVDSILIDEARTPLIISGASDDSSEMYNLFNRLVPYLEKQEKEEVENEQEQRDFYVDEKSKNAYLTEKGYAKIENMLKKEGILEEDDNLYSPHNITKMHYLNACLRAHSLYQLNIDYIVRDQEIVIIDESTGRAMPGRRWSDGLHQAIEAKEGVKVNAENQTMASITFQNFFKLYNKIAGMTGTADTEAFELHSIYGLEVIIIPTNKPMIRKDHHDEIYGSVSEKFDAIVEDIKERISKGQPVLVGTASIEASEVLSTLLKKKKIRHNVLNAKQHEKEASIIAMAGYPDNVTIATNMAGRGTDIILGGNLEVEIAQLEDPTPEDIAQIKAEWLKRNEAVKKAGGLCIIGSERHDSRRIDNQLRGRAARQGDPGESKFYLSMDDNLLRIFASQSMAERVKKGLKGGESLAFGFMSKVISKAQGKVESYHFDIRKNLLEYDNVVNTQRKVIYEQRQSFLEAEDVSDILADIRIDVAEQLFHDYVPAGSMHELWDLEGLEKALKSDFMIELDLQKLYEEDDSLGEEDLKRLVREAIEIEFVEKTKNLDSGAVRQFEKFSLLQSLDTHWREHLSSIDHLRNSINLRGYAQKDPKNEYKKEAFELFSTMLDNFKYEVISSLAKIRIATEEETQRAQQEWQESMSDIKAEHESVIDNNQRHDEDEQEEAPKVQQVRREGPKVKRNDPCPCGSGKKYKQCHSKVE from the coding sequence ATGTTAAGTTTAGTACAGAAAATAATAGGTAGTCGTAACGAAAGATTTATAAAAAAAGTTTCTAGAATAGTTCAAAAAATTAACTCTTTAGAACCTGAGTTTGAGAAACTTAGTGATGAGCAATTAAAAGCAAAAACTTTTGAATATCGCGAAAGACTTGCAAACGGTGAAATATTAGACAATCTTTTGCCAGAAGCTTTTGCAACCGTTAGAGAAGCTGGAAAGCGTACTAAAAATATGCGTCATTATGATGTTCAGCTGATAGGTGGTATAGTTCTTCATCAAGGTAAAGTTGCTGAGATGAGAACAGGTGAGGGTAAAACTTTAGTTGCCACATTACCAGCTTATCTAAATGCTTTGACTGGTGATGGTGTACATGTAATTACAGTTAATGATTACCTTGCTAAGCGTGATGCTGAGCTAATGAGTGATATTTACGAATTTTTGGGAATGTCTGTAGGTGTAATAGTTGCTGATTTAAATCCCCAGCAACGTAAAGAAGCTTATGCATGTGATATCACTTATGGAACAAACAATGAATTTGGTTTTGATTATCTAAGAGATAATATGGCTTATGAAAAAGAGCAGCAAGTTCAAAGAAGCCGTAACTATGTAATCATAGATGAGGTTGACTCAATTTTGATTGATGAGGCTAGAACACCACTTATCATATCAGGTGCCTCAGATGATAGCTCTGAGATGTATAACCTTTTCAATAGATTAGTTCCGTACTTAGAAAAGCAAGAAAAAGAAGAAGTTGAAAATGAACAAGAGCAAAGAGATTTTTATGTAGATGAAAAATCCAAAAATGCTTATCTAACTGAAAAAGGTTATGCAAAAATTGAGAATATGCTCAAAAAAGAAGGTATTCTTGAAGAAGATGATAACCTTTATAGCCCTCACAATATTACAAAAATGCATTACTTAAATGCATGTCTAAGAGCTCATTCGTTGTATCAACTTAATATTGATTATATTGTGAGAGATCAGGAAATAGTTATTATTGATGAAAGTACTGGTAGGGCAATGCCTGGTCGCAGATGGTCAGATGGTTTGCATCAGGCAATAGAGGCTAAAGAGGGCGTCAAAGTTAATGCTGAAAATCAAACAATGGCATCTATTACCTTCCAAAATTTCTTTAAATTATATAACAAAATTGCTGGTATGACTGGTACTGCTGATACTGAGGCATTTGAGCTTCATTCTATCTATGGTTTAGAGGTAATTATTATACCAACTAATAAACCGATGATTAGAAAAGATCATCATGATGAGATATATGGTAGTGTAAGTGAGAAATTTGATGCTATAGTTGAGGATATTAAGGAGAGAATTTCAAAAGGTCAGCCGGTACTAGTTGGTACAGCATCTATTGAAGCATCTGAAGTATTATCAACGTTGTTGAAAAAGAAAAAAATCAGACATAATGTTTTGAACGCTAAACAACATGAGAAAGAAGCTAGTATTATTGCCATGGCTGGCTACCCAGATAATGTGACAATCGCAACGAATATGGCAGGTCGTGGTACAGACATTATTTTAGGTGGTAATTTAGAGGTTGAAATAGCACAGCTTGAGGATCCTACACCAGAAGATATTGCTCAAATAAAAGCAGAATGGTTAAAGCGTAATGAAGCTGTTAAGAAAGCTGGTGGACTATGTATCATTGGTTCAGAAAGACATGATTCCCGCAGGATCGATAATCAGCTAAGAGGTCGTGCTGCTCGTCAGGGTGATCCTGGTGAGAGTAAATTCTATCTATCTATGGATGATAATCTTTTGCGAATTTTTGCTTCTCAAAGTATGGCAGAAAGGGTTAAAAAAGGTCTAAAAGGTGGTGAGTCACTAGCTTTTGGGTTTATGTCAAAAGTTATATCAAAAGCACAGGGTAAGGTAGAGAGTTATCATTTTGATATCCGTAAGAATCTATTAGAGTATGACAATGTTGTTAATACACAACGTAAAGTTATTTATGAGCAAAGACAGTCATTCTTAGAAGCTGAAGATGTTAGTGATATTCTTGCTGATATTCGTATTGATGTGGCTGAGCAGTTGTTTCATGATTATGTACCTGCTGGTTCCATGCATGAACTGTGGGATCTTGAAGGCTTAGAGAAGGCACTTAAATCTGACTTTATGATTGAGCTTGATCTACAGAAGCTTTATGAAGAAGATGATAGCTTAGGAGAAGAAGATCTTAAGAGGCTAGTAAGAGAAGCTATAGAAATTGAATTTGTTGAAAAAACCAAGAATTTAGATTCAGGCGCTGTGAGACAATTTGAGAAATTCTCATTATTACAATCTCTTGATACTCATTGGCGTGAGCATTTGAGTTCAATAGACCATTTACGTAATAGTATAAATCTACGTGGTTATGCTCAAAAAGATCCAAAAAATGAGTATAAAAAAGAAGCCTTTGAGCTTTTCTCAACTATGCTAGATAATTTCAAATATGAGGTTATATCTTCACTTGCTAAGATTAGAATTGCTACTGAAGAAGAAACGCAAAGAGCTCAGCAAGAATGGCAAGAATCTATGAGTGATATTAAAGCTGAGCATGAAAGTGTGATTGATAACAATCAAAGACATGATGAGGATGAGCAAGAAGAGGCTCCAAAAGTTCAGCAAGTTAGAAGAGAAGGTCCAAAAGTTAAAAGAAATGATCCATGTCCTTGTGGCTCAGGTAAGAAATATAAACAGTGTCATAGTAAGGTTGAGTAA
- the rplU gene encoding 50S ribosomal protein L21: MYAIIKNGGKQYKVKEDEVVKLEKFDLGIGEKVEFDTVLMGQTAAGEVKIGAPTVAGAKVVGEVVEQGRHKKVKIMKFRRRKHSMKQQGHRQYFTAVKVSSISL; encoded by the coding sequence ATGTACGCGATAATTAAAAATGGCGGTAAGCAATACAAGGTAAAAGAAGATGAAGTAGTTAAGCTTGAGAAGTTTGACCTTGGTATTGGTGAGAAAGTTGAGTTTGATACAGTTTTAATGGGACAAACTGCAGCAGGAGAAGTTAAAATAGGCGCTCCAACTGTAGCTGGTGCTAAAGTTGTTGGTGAAGTTGTTGAGCAAGGTCGTCATAAGAAAGTTAAAATTATGAAGTTCCGTCGTCGTAAGCACAGCATGAAGCAACAAGGTCACCGTCAGTATTTTACAGCGGTTAAAGTTTCATCTATTAGTTTATAA